One region of Zerene cesonia ecotype Mississippi chromosome 15, Zerene_cesonia_1.1, whole genome shotgun sequence genomic DNA includes:
- the LOC119832640 gene encoding peptidyl-tRNA hydrolase ICT1, mitochondrial has translation MAFMPLRLPLLRMIAQRGSYSTLLQRSMAYKSAISLETLYPNSSLKLTTPSFTPNENEKFSGYIPMEKLDITYSASSGPGGQNVNKVHTKVDLRFKLSEAEWIPTEIREKMLKQHSNKLTKEGYMIIRSDTTRSQQLNLADCLQKLRTLIRNAAVTEKKASPETEERIRQRHLKASRLRVALKREEAYKRAQKRPPTVVDL, from the exons atggCTTTTATGCCGTTAAGACTTCCGCTGTTGCGGATGATAGCACAGAGGGGCTCATATTCAACCCTGCTGCAAAGATCGATGGCCTATAAGAGTGCAATTTCTTTGGAAACTCTTTATCCTAATAGTTCTTTAAAACTCACAACACCATCCTTT aCACCAAATGagaatgaaaaattttctGGTTACATCCCCATGGAAAAATTGGATATAACTTACAGTGCGAGTTCAGGGCCTGGGGGGCAAAATGTTAACAAG gTGCACACAAAAGTAGACctaagatttaaattaagtgaGGCCGAGTGGATACCTACTGAAATAAGGgagaaaatgttaaaacag CACAGCAATAAGCTAACAAAGGAAGGTTACATGATCATCCGTTCGGACACCACTCGCTCGCAGCAGCTGAACCTGGCTGACTGTCTACAGAAGCTCAGGACATTGATACGGAATGCTGCCGTCACTGAGAAGAAAGCCTCACCGGAGACAGAGGAGAGGATTAGGCAACG GCATTTAAAGGCATCTCGGCTGCGAGTGGCTCTGAAGAGAGAGGAGGCCTACAAGCGCGCCCAGAAGCGGCCGCCCACTGTCGTGGACTTATGA